Proteins co-encoded in one Flavivirga eckloniae genomic window:
- a CDS encoding glycoside hydrolase family 5 protein has translation MKKEFIIIVTTIIIAVSLLLFSCSEKANLDQPPKPDAPLSALRAVVDGAKPGIIVDSLGRQILLRGVNANSHIEYWQYDPEIITNYPFTENDADLIAAMGWNMVRLCISWSRVEPNPGKYDDSYLDEVAKTVDMLSKRGVYTLMDLHQDAWGASLAAPPGTICTEGVTAEGWDGAPEWATFDDNESRCKTSHRELVPAVRAAWVNFFKNKEGPGGMGIQTRYVNMFAHLVKRFANTNAVAGYDIMNEPNQFLEETYPLLSKFYENALQAMRLAEKEIGAPKRLFFFEPTIAWQAVGFPAPEPFKHDDQVVYSPHIYQEGINDGKLEEGFARATKETIELYKGAPIVVGEWGGSPKRAKDPNDDYFQRHLYEQDNNLFGATIWSWHTSCGDPHAYYAARDGNITETWGFFNQNCEDNSYDGMRTEYVDVIKKMAVRFAPGAIDQVNWSKDDTEISAKGSGAKSGNHLEIFVPSNDPKSVHVKASGLGKVNSISWFGGTLFYAPANGGDWSIQIKTIN, from the coding sequence ATGAAAAAGGAATTTATCATTATTGTAACAACGATAATAATAGCTGTTTCTTTGCTTCTTTTTAGTTGTTCTGAAAAAGCGAACCTTGATCAGCCGCCAAAACCAGACGCTCCCTTATCTGCTCTAAGAGCTGTAGTTGATGGAGCTAAACCAGGTATAATTGTTGACTCATTAGGACGTCAAATTTTACTTCGAGGCGTTAACGCAAACTCACATATAGAATATTGGCAATACGATCCCGAAATAATAACCAATTACCCCTTTACGGAAAACGATGCCGACTTAATTGCCGCTATGGGATGGAATATGGTGCGTCTTTGTATAAGTTGGTCGCGTGTAGAACCAAATCCGGGCAAATACGATGACAGTTATTTAGATGAAGTTGCAAAAACTGTTGATATGCTTAGCAAAAGAGGGGTTTATACCTTAATGGATTTGCACCAAGATGCATGGGGAGCATCCCTTGCTGCGCCTCCCGGTACAATATGTACCGAAGGGGTAACAGCAGAAGGTTGGGATGGTGCTCCAGAATGGGCAACTTTTGACGACAATGAATCGCGCTGTAAAACAAGCCATCGAGAACTGGTACCAGCAGTACGAGCCGCATGGGTGAATTTTTTCAAGAACAAGGAAGGCCCAGGAGGTATGGGCATTCAAACAAGATATGTAAATATGTTTGCGCACCTTGTTAAACGGTTTGCCAACACAAATGCAGTAGCTGGATATGATATCATGAACGAACCAAACCAGTTTTTGGAAGAAACATATCCGTTATTGTCAAAATTTTATGAAAACGCTTTACAGGCAATGCGACTGGCAGAAAAGGAAATAGGTGCCCCCAAACGACTTTTCTTTTTTGAGCCTACCATTGCCTGGCAAGCTGTAGGATTTCCGGCTCCTGAGCCTTTTAAACACGACGATCAGGTGGTGTACTCACCGCATATATATCAAGAAGGCATTAATGACGGTAAGCTTGAAGAAGGATTTGCACGTGCCACAAAAGAAACTATCGAGCTCTACAAAGGAGCACCAATAGTTGTAGGGGAGTGGGGAGGTTCACCTAAACGTGCAAAAGATCCAAACGATGATTATTTTCAACGACATTTATACGAGCAAGATAACAACTTATTTGGAGCAACGATATGGTCATGGCATACATCCTGTGGCGACCCACATGCTTATTATGCAGCACGCGATGGTAACATAACCGAGACGTGGGGATTTTTTAATCAAAACTGTGAAGATAATTCGTATGACGGTATGAGGACTGAGTATGTAGATGTAATCAAAAAAATGGCTGTGCGCTTTGCACCCGGAGCTATAGATCAAGTTAATTGGTCGAAGGACGACACAGAAATTTCAGCAAAAGGAAGCGGAGCAAAATCAGGGAATCATCTTGAAATATTTGTACCATCTAACGATCCTAAATCTGTACATGTAAAAGCTTCCGGTTTAGGTAAAGTCAATTCAATATCATGGTTTGGTGGCACCTTGTTTTATGCACCAGCAAACGGAGGAGATTGGTCGATACAAATCAAGACTATAAATTAA
- the hisH gene encoding imidazole glycerol phosphate synthase subunit HisH has protein sequence MKLVIINYGAGNIKSIQFAFKRLGVEAVLSDNPEEILAADKVIFPGVGEASTAMAMLRNSGLDKLIPTLKQPVLGICLGMQLLCESTEEGNTEGVGIFKTKVKRFNSGVKVPQMGWNVIKDLKSDLFSGIKENEYMYLVHSYYAEHCDETIAKTDYGINYASALQHNNFYGVQFHPEKSSIAGAKILKNFLEL, from the coding sequence GTGAAATTAGTAATTATAAATTACGGTGCCGGAAATATAAAAAGTATCCAATTCGCTTTTAAGCGCTTGGGGGTAGAAGCTGTCTTGTCTGATAATCCAGAAGAAATTTTAGCAGCAGATAAGGTGATTTTTCCAGGTGTGGGAGAGGCGAGTACCGCTATGGCTATGTTGCGAAATAGTGGTCTGGATAAACTCATTCCTACTTTAAAGCAACCCGTTTTAGGTATCTGCTTGGGTATGCAGTTGCTTTGCGAATCAACAGAAGAAGGAAATACAGAAGGCGTTGGCATATTTAAAACCAAAGTAAAGCGTTTTAACAGCGGGGTAAAAGTGCCACAAATGGGATGGAATGTTATTAAAGACCTAAAGTCTGATTTGTTTTCAGGAATTAAAGAAAACGAATACATGTATTTAGTTCATAGCTATTATGCAGAACACTGCGACGAAACCATAGCAAAAACAGATTATGGCATTAATTATGCCTCGGCATTGCAACACAATAATTTTTATGGCGTACAATTTCACCCGGAAAAAAGTAGTATCGCTGGAGCTAAGATTTTAAAGAATTTTTTGGAATTATAA
- the hisB gene encoding bifunctional histidinol-phosphatase/imidazoleglycerol-phosphate dehydratase HisB yields MKKVLFIDRDGTIIREPADEQIDSLEKLEFYPKVFQYLGKIAKELDYEIVMVTNQDGLGTESFPESDFWPIHNFIVKCFEDQGIVFKEQFIDRTFAKDNAPTRKPNTGLLTKYFSDDYDLENSFVIGDRLTDIELAKNLGGKGIFINDETNLGTDEITVKREQLDAFIALESNDWEEIYAFLKTSARTGEIIRNTNETKIAIQVNLDGTGKSDIDTGLAFFDHMLDQIARHGQLDLSIKVDGDLEVDEHHTIEDTAIALGELFNTALGDKLGIERYGFCLPMDDCYAQAAIDFGGRNWLVWEADFKREMIGKMPTEMFYHFFKSFTDGARCNLNIKAEGQNEHHKIEAIFKAFAKAIKMAVKRDVEKMILPSTKGVL; encoded by the coding sequence ATGAAAAAAGTACTATTTATAGACCGAGACGGAACCATAATAAGGGAACCAGCAGACGAGCAAATCGATTCACTCGAAAAATTAGAGTTTTATCCTAAAGTATTCCAGTATTTGGGTAAAATAGCTAAAGAATTGGATTATGAAATAGTTATGGTTACCAACCAGGATGGGCTAGGAACAGAATCCTTTCCTGAAAGTGATTTTTGGCCCATTCATAATTTTATAGTTAAATGCTTCGAAGATCAAGGAATTGTTTTTAAAGAACAGTTTATAGATAGAACTTTTGCAAAAGATAATGCGCCAACAAGAAAGCCCAACACAGGCTTGTTAACAAAATATTTTTCTGATGATTACGATCTAGAAAATTCGTTTGTAATAGGCGATAGGCTTACAGATATTGAGCTAGCCAAAAACTTAGGAGGAAAAGGAATTTTTATAAATGACGAAACGAATCTAGGTACTGATGAAATTACCGTAAAAAGGGAGCAATTAGACGCCTTTATTGCATTAGAAAGCAATGATTGGGAAGAAATTTATGCGTTCTTAAAAACGAGTGCCCGTACCGGAGAGATTATTAGAAACACTAACGAAACTAAGATCGCTATTCAAGTTAATTTAGATGGCACGGGGAAAAGCGATATCGATACAGGTTTAGCCTTTTTCGATCATATGCTGGATCAAATTGCTCGTCACGGACAATTAGACCTTAGTATTAAAGTAGATGGCGATTTAGAAGTAGACGAACACCATACCATAGAAGATACCGCCATTGCACTTGGTGAGCTGTTTAATACAGCCTTAGGCGATAAGTTAGGCATAGAACGCTATGGATTCTGTTTACCTATGGACGATTGCTACGCACAAGCAGCCATTGACTTTGGAGGAAGAAACTGGTTGGTTTGGGAAGCAGATTTTAAACGTGAAATGATTGGAAAAATGCCTACCGAAATGTTTTACCATTTCTTTAAATCGTTTACAGATGGGGCTAGGTGTAATTTAAACATTAAGGCAGAAGGACAAAACGAACATCATAAAATAGAAGCTATTTTTAAAGCTTTTGCCAAAGCTATTAAAATGGCTGTTAAACGAGATGTCGAGAAAATGATTTTGCCAAGTACAAAAGGAGTTTTATAA
- the hisIE gene encoding bifunctional phosphoribosyl-AMP cyclohydrolase/phosphoribosyl-ATP diphosphatase HisIE, with amino-acid sequence MNIKYDSNGLVPAIIQDAVTKSVLMLGYMNEAAYQKTLESKQVTFFSRSKQRLWTKGEESGNFLNLVDIKNDCDNDTLLIQVNPVGPTCHKGTDTCWNTENVSSYGFLSTLEDVIAERVSNKDTKKSYVASLFEKGINKIAQKVGEEAVETVIEAMDNNDELFLYESADLLFHYLMLLKAKGFSLKDIEEELKGRHK; translated from the coding sequence ATGAACATAAAGTACGATAGTAACGGGTTAGTTCCGGCAATCATTCAAGATGCAGTGACGAAAAGCGTGTTAATGTTGGGATATATGAATGAGGCTGCCTATCAAAAAACCTTAGAAAGCAAACAGGTTACTTTTTTTAGTAGGAGTAAACAGCGCCTATGGACCAAAGGGGAAGAAAGCGGTAACTTTTTAAATCTGGTTGATATTAAAAACGATTGCGATAATGACACACTCTTAATTCAGGTAAATCCAGTTGGCCCTACATGCCATAAAGGAACAGATACTTGTTGGAATACAGAGAACGTATCATCTTACGGTTTTTTATCGACTTTAGAAGACGTTATTGCAGAACGTGTTTCGAATAAGGACACGAAGAAATCGTATGTTGCAAGTCTATTTGAAAAAGGTATTAATAAGATAGCGCAAAAAGTAGGAGAGGAGGCCGTAGAAACAGTTATAGAAGCCATGGACAATAATGATGAGCTGTTTTTATACGAATCTGCAGACTTATTATTTCACTATTTAATGCTATTAAAAGCCAAAGGATTCTCTTTAAAAGACATTGAAGAGGAACTGAAAGGAAGGCATAAATAA
- the hisF gene encoding imidazole glycerol phosphate synthase subunit HisF encodes MLTKRIIPCLDIKNGRTVKGVNFVDLRDAGDPVELAKQYADLGADELVFLDISATLEGRATTLDMVLHVAEQVNIPFTVGGGISSVEDVDALLQCGADKVSINSSAVKRPELVNELSDKFGSQCVVVAIDAKEVDGQWKVHLAGGSIPTEIDLFEWAKEVEERGAGEILFTSMNHDGTKNGFANKALSKLSEELNIPIIASGGAGNVQHFIDTFKEGKSDAALAASVFHFGEIPILDLKRELREHNIEVRL; translated from the coding sequence ATGTTAACAAAAAGAATCATACCCTGTTTAGATATTAAAAACGGTAGAACAGTTAAAGGTGTTAACTTTGTTGATCTGCGAGATGCCGGAGACCCGGTGGAATTAGCAAAGCAATATGCAGATTTAGGTGCAGACGAATTGGTTTTTCTCGATATTTCGGCGACGCTAGAAGGTCGTGCTACGACTTTAGATATGGTATTACACGTAGCAGAGCAGGTAAATATACCATTTACTGTAGGTGGCGGGATATCGTCTGTAGAAGATGTTGATGCCCTGTTACAATGTGGAGCAGATAAGGTATCGATAAACTCTTCGGCCGTTAAAAGACCTGAGCTGGTAAATGAATTATCCGATAAATTCGGAAGTCAATGTGTTGTGGTTGCCATAGATGCAAAAGAAGTAGACGGGCAATGGAAAGTACATTTAGCAGGTGGTAGTATTCCAACCGAAATCGATTTGTTCGAATGGGCAAAGGAAGTTGAAGAACGGGGAGCAGGAGAAATACTGTTTACATCGATGAATCATGACGGTACTAAAAATGGGTTTGCAAATAAAGCTTTGTCAAAACTATCTGAAGAATTAAATATACCTATAATCGCTTCAGGCGGAGCCGGAAATGTACAACATTTTATAGATACCTTTAAAGAAGGAAAATCGGACGCAGCACTTGCAGCCAGTGTGTTTCACTTTGGTGAAATTCCAATTCTTGATTTAAAAAGAGAACTAAGAGAACATAATATAGAGGTTCGTTTGTAA
- a CDS encoding LytR/AlgR family response regulator transcription factor — protein MEKKDKELVLSSDNKTGLIGIPDENGVVKLSLVFSNILYIESADNYISVHYVDNEKTKHILIRNTLKTIESIFENTSLKRCHRSYMINLDKIKMAQKKSGRLYLHIKNTETIIPVSRNYTTAFQSIISSIPK, from the coding sequence ATGGAAAAAAAGGACAAGGAATTAGTATTATCTTCTGATAATAAAACTGGGTTAATAGGGATTCCTGACGAGAACGGGGTGGTAAAACTATCTCTAGTATTCTCAAATATTTTATACATAGAATCGGCAGACAACTATATTTCTGTACATTATGTTGATAACGAAAAGACAAAGCATATCCTAATAAGAAATACTTTAAAGACTATCGAATCTATTTTCGAAAACACTAGTCTTAAGCGATGTCATAGATCATATATGATAAATCTGGATAAGATTAAAATGGCACAAAAAAAATCAGGGAGATTATATTTACATATTAAAAACACAGAAACCATTATTCCTGTTTCACGAAATTATACCACGGCGTTTCAATCTATCATTTCATCTATCCCTAAATAG
- a CDS encoding GNAT family N-acetyltransferase translates to MYSTKLIEEENIQSILPLLNKLNPKIEKNVLEERLNDMIKSNYKCVGLYDDEKLIGISGLWILTKYYVGKHIEPDNVYLLPEYQGKGLGKLLINWVLDYGKSNGCVASELNCYLGNTEGHKFWETMGYEKIAYHFAKKL, encoded by the coding sequence ATGTATTCTACTAAACTCATAGAAGAAGAAAATATCCAAAGCATACTACCATTGCTCAATAAGCTCAATCCGAAAATAGAAAAAAACGTATTAGAAGAACGTTTAAACGACATGATAAAAAGTAACTATAAGTGTGTTGGGTTATATGATGATGAAAAACTTATAGGTATTTCAGGACTATGGATATTAACCAAATATTATGTAGGTAAACATATTGAACCAGATAACGTGTATCTTTTACCTGAATATCAAGGAAAAGGCTTAGGAAAGTTATTAATTAACTGGGTTTTGGATTACGGGAAATCTAATGGTTGTGTGGCTTCAGAATTAAACTGCTATTTGGGTAATACTGAAGGACACAAATTTTGGGAAACTATGGGGTATGAAAAGATAGCATATCACTTTGCTAAAAAACTGTAA
- the hisA gene encoding 1-(5-phosphoribosyl)-5-[(5-phosphoribosylamino)methylideneamino]imidazole-4-carboxamide isomerase, with the protein MRIIPAIDIIDGKCVRLTKGDYETKKVYNENPLEVAKMFEGSGIQYLHLVDLDGAKAKHIVNYKVLEQIATKTSLKIDFGGGLKANEDLHIAFNSGARQITGGSIAVKDPETFEGWINKYGAEKIILGADSDNGKVAISGWLEQSEKDVIPFIKSYQKKSIKYVICTDISKDGMLEGPSVELYKQIISECSNSSNDQSIKLIASGGISSIEELPILKEIGCEGVIIGKAIYENKISLYELEKFL; encoded by the coding sequence ATGAGAATTATACCAGCAATAGATATTATAGACGGAAAATGTGTGCGATTAACCAAAGGGGATTACGAGACTAAAAAAGTATATAATGAAAACCCTTTAGAAGTTGCCAAAATGTTTGAAGGTTCCGGAATACAGTACTTGCATTTAGTTGATCTAGATGGTGCTAAAGCAAAGCATATAGTAAACTATAAAGTGTTGGAACAAATTGCAACAAAAACCAGTCTTAAAATAGATTTTGGGGGCGGACTAAAAGCAAATGAAGATTTACATATTGCCTTTAACTCTGGAGCAAGGCAGATTACAGGAGGAAGTATTGCCGTTAAAGATCCAGAAACCTTCGAGGGATGGATTAATAAATATGGCGCCGAGAAAATTATTTTAGGAGCCGATAGCGATAACGGGAAAGTAGCCATTAGTGGTTGGTTAGAGCAGAGCGAAAAAGATGTTATTCCATTTATTAAGTCGTATCAAAAGAAAAGCATTAAATATGTTATTTGCACAGATATTTCAAAGGATGGTATGCTAGAAGGGCCTTCGGTTGAATTGTACAAGCAAATCATTTCAGAATGCTCCAATAGCAGTAACGACCAATCCATTAAACTAATTGCTTCCGGTGGTATTTCATCTATTGAAGAATTGCCTATTTTAAAAGAGATAGGTTGTGAAGGGGTTATTATTGGAAAGGCTATTTACGAGAACAAAATAAGCCTTTATGAATTAGAAAAATTTTTATAA
- the hisG gene encoding ATP phosphoribosyltransferase, with translation MSKLRIAVQKSGRLNEDSMRILKDIGISIDNGKDQLKASARNFPVEVFYLRNGDIPQYLKDGVVDAAIIGENVLIEKGKDIRVAEKLGFSTCRVCIAVPKSVDYKGIEDLEGKRIATSYPNTVNGYLQENNISANLHIINGSVEIAPNIGLADAICDIVSSGSTLFKNNLKEVETILKSEAVLAVSPILSDDKQAILDKIQFRIQSVLKGRQSKYILLNAPNEKIQDIINVLPGMKSPTVLPLAQEGWSSVHSVISKNEFWDVIDDLKDKGAQGILVCPIEKMVL, from the coding sequence ATGAGTAAATTAAGAATTGCAGTGCAGAAATCGGGTCGTTTAAACGAAGATTCGATGAGAATTTTAAAAGATATTGGCATATCTATCGATAACGGAAAAGATCAACTAAAAGCCTCGGCTAGAAACTTTCCTGTAGAGGTTTTTTACCTAAGAAACGGAGACATTCCCCAATACCTAAAAGATGGGGTGGTAGATGCCGCTATTATTGGTGAGAACGTATTAATAGAAAAAGGTAAAGACATTCGTGTCGCCGAAAAATTAGGTTTTTCTACCTGTAGAGTTTGTATTGCCGTGCCAAAATCGGTTGATTATAAAGGCATAGAAGATTTAGAAGGAAAACGAATAGCCACATCTTACCCTAACACCGTTAATGGCTATTTACAAGAAAACAATATTTCTGCTAATCTGCATATTATTAATGGTTCGGTAGAAATCGCTCCAAATATTGGATTGGCAGATGCTATCTGCGATATCGTTTCCAGTGGAAGTACGCTGTTTAAAAACAATTTGAAAGAAGTAGAAACAATTTTAAAATCGGAAGCCGTATTAGCTGTTTCACCAATTTTAAGCGACGACAAACAAGCAATTCTCGATAAGATTCAATTTAGAATTCAATCCGTATTAAAAGGGCGACAGTCTAAATACATTTTGCTAAATGCACCTAACGAAAAAATTCAAGACATCATTAATGTACTACCAGGTATGAAAAGCCCAACAGTATTGCCTTTAGCACAAGAAGGATGGAGTTCTGTACATTCTGTAATAAGCAAAAATGAGTTTTGGGATGTTATCGATGATTTAAAAGACAAAGGTGCTCAAGGCATTTTAGTTTGTCCTATTGAAAAAATGGTACTATAA
- a CDS encoding prohibitin family protein — MEKLPKVALPVIIVAIILVVILAKSAVTIDSGEAGVLFKTFGEGVVVDEPPMAEGFHIVAPWNKVFVYEVRQQELFEKMKVLSSNGLEIQIDASAWYEPVYKDLGNLHQSLGQNYLQRVIQPAIRSAARSVVGRYTPEQLYSSKRDAIQDEIYEETKKILEKQYVQLNEVLVRDVTLPNTIKEAIERKLRQEQESLEYEFRLVTAAKEAEKVIIEAQGKADANRILSASLTDKILQDKGIEATIKLSESPNSKVIVIGSGDSGMPIILGNQ, encoded by the coding sequence ATGGAAAAATTACCAAAAGTAGCATTACCTGTAATTATTGTTGCTATTATACTTGTTGTAATATTAGCAAAATCTGCAGTAACTATAGATTCTGGTGAAGCAGGTGTATTGTTTAAGACCTTTGGAGAAGGTGTGGTTGTAGATGAGCCACCAATGGCAGAAGGGTTTCATATAGTAGCGCCTTGGAACAAAGTATTTGTTTATGAAGTACGTCAACAAGAACTTTTTGAAAAAATGAAGGTGCTGTCTTCAAATGGATTGGAAATTCAAATTGATGCCTCTGCTTGGTACGAACCTGTTTATAAAGATCTGGGTAATTTGCACCAGTCTCTTGGGCAAAACTACTTACAGCGTGTTATACAACCAGCTATTCGTTCTGCAGCTCGTAGTGTTGTTGGACGTTACACGCCAGAACAGTTGTATTCTAGCAAACGTGACGCTATTCAAGATGAAATTTATGAAGAAACCAAAAAAATTCTTGAAAAACAATATGTTCAATTAAATGAAGTATTAGTTAGAGACGTTACGTTACCTAACACGATTAAAGAAGCTATTGAGCGTAAACTAAGGCAAGAGCAGGAATCTTTAGAATATGAGTTTAGATTGGTTACAGCAGCTAAAGAAGCAGAAAAAGTAATTATTGAAGCACAGGGTAAAGCTGATGCAAACCGCATATTAAGTGCTTCCTTAACAGATAAAATTCTTCAAGATAAAGGTATAGAAGCAACAATTAAACTGTCGGAATCACCAAATAGTAAAGTTATAGTTATTGGATCTGGAGATTCTGGAATGCCTATTATACTAGGAAACCAATAA
- the hisD gene encoding histidinol dehydrogenase, whose amino-acid sequence MKTIENPNKDTWSDILKRPTQTIGDIEATVNQIFNEVRQEGDKAIKDYTLRFDGVSLKSNVVTPEEIQQAIQNVPEKLQNAIKKAKKNIEVFHTAQKTSKIDVETTNGVQCWQEKRPIEKVGLYIPGGTAPLFSTVLMLAVPAQIAGCKEIVLCSPPNKEGQLASEILFAAQLCGVTKIIKVGGIQAVAGLTFGTDTIPQVYKIFGPGNQYVTVAKQLATKFGVAIDMPAGPSELLVVADEEAKASYIASDLLSQAEHGADSQVILVSTSKELISSVSEEVEKQIKELPRQDIAEKAIANSKLIYIENNELALELINQYGPEHFIICTKNEDFYVNGIANAGSVFIGNYTPESAGDYASGTNHTLPTNGFSKAYSGVNLDSFLKSMTFQKISKEGLLNIGETIELMAEAEGLQAHKNAVSIRLKDLI is encoded by the coding sequence ATGAAAACAATAGAGAATCCAAATAAAGATACTTGGTCAGACATATTAAAGCGCCCTACGCAAACCATTGGAGATATAGAGGCTACAGTAAATCAGATATTTAACGAAGTACGTCAAGAAGGCGACAAAGCTATAAAAGACTATACATTGCGTTTTGATGGTGTTTCATTAAAATCAAATGTAGTAACGCCAGAAGAAATTCAGCAAGCCATTCAAAATGTTCCTGAGAAACTTCAAAATGCTATAAAAAAGGCTAAAAAAAATATTGAAGTTTTTCATACCGCTCAAAAAACGTCTAAAATAGATGTAGAAACTACAAATGGTGTGCAATGTTGGCAGGAAAAGCGCCCTATTGAAAAAGTAGGACTATATATTCCCGGAGGTACCGCGCCTTTGTTTTCAACAGTTTTAATGTTGGCAGTTCCAGCTCAAATTGCCGGTTGTAAAGAGATTGTATTGTGTTCGCCTCCAAACAAAGAAGGCCAATTAGCTTCAGAAATTCTTTTTGCAGCACAACTTTGTGGCGTAACAAAAATTATTAAAGTTGGTGGTATACAAGCCGTAGCTGGATTAACTTTTGGAACCGATACCATACCTCAAGTTTATAAAATTTTCGGACCAGGAAATCAATACGTAACCGTTGCAAAACAATTAGCTACCAAATTTGGTGTTGCTATTGATATGCCAGCCGGACCAAGTGAGCTCTTAGTTGTTGCAGACGAAGAGGCTAAAGCATCCTATATCGCTTCAGATTTATTAAGTCAAGCAGAACACGGTGCAGACAGTCAGGTTATTTTAGTATCTACCTCAAAAGAACTGATTAGTTCGGTTTCAGAAGAAGTCGAAAAACAAATAAAAGAACTGCCAAGACAGGACATTGCAGAAAAAGCGATTGCAAACTCTAAACTAATTTACATAGAGAATAATGAATTGGCACTGGAATTAATTAACCAATACGGTCCAGAACATTTTATTATCTGCACTAAGAATGAAGATTTTTATGTAAATGGAATAGCCAATGCAGGTTCGGTGTTTATAGGCAACTACACACCCGAAAGCGCAGGGGATTATGCTTCCGGAACAAACCATACACTGCCAACCAATGGGTTTTCAAAAGCGTATTCTGGAGTAAACCTGGATAGTTTTTTAAAAAGCATGACCTTTCAGAAAATTTCGAAAGAAGGGTTGTTAAATATAGGAGAAACCATAGAGCTAATGGCCGAAGCAGAAGGCTTACAAGCGCATAAAAATGCAGTATCAATTAGATTAAAAGATTTAATTTAA
- the hisC gene encoding histidinol-phosphate transaminase → MKTTTFNINDLIRPTIKALKPYSSARDEFQGNSDAMVFLDANENPFENGVNRYPDPQQGNLKELLSEIKSISSKNILLGNGSDEVLDLIFRAFCEPNTDNIIILPPTYGMYSVLANINAIEIKEVQLSKSFQPQVETILDAASDSSKILFLCSPNNPTGNSFSSQSIEELLNTFKGIVVIDEAYIDFSKEKSWIDRLEEFPNLIVTQTLSKAYGMAGIRLGICYASTEIISVLNRIKPPYNVNELTQQKAVEQLSIKDLATNQINDILKERANLISGLESVSYISKIYPSDANFVLVKVDDATKRYNQLIEKGIVIRNRTTQPGCENCLRLTVGTREENEILIKALLLISES, encoded by the coding sequence ATGAAAACAACAACATTCAACATAAACGACTTAATAAGACCCACGATAAAAGCATTAAAGCCCTATTCATCGGCAAGAGATGAGTTTCAGGGGAATAGCGATGCCATGGTGTTTTTAGATGCAAACGAAAACCCATTCGAAAACGGAGTAAACCGTTATCCAGACCCACAGCAAGGCAATTTAAAGGAACTGCTTTCCGAGATTAAAAGTATTAGTTCGAAAAATATCCTTTTAGGAAATGGAAGCGACGAAGTATTGGATCTTATTTTTAGAGCTTTTTGCGAACCGAATACCGACAATATCATTATATTACCACCAACATATGGTATGTATAGCGTTTTAGCAAACATTAACGCTATTGAAATTAAAGAAGTACAGCTATCTAAAAGCTTTCAACCACAAGTAGAAACGATATTGGATGCTGCAAGCGATAGCAGTAAAATTCTTTTCCTATGTTCCCCAAACAACCCTACAGGGAACAGTTTTTCAAGCCAATCAATTGAAGAATTATTGAATACCTTTAAAGGAATTGTTGTTATCGATGAAGCCTATATAGATTTTTCGAAGGAAAAAAGTTGGATTGATAGATTAGAAGAATTTCCAAATTTAATAGTTACCCAAACCCTGTCTAAGGCATACGGAATGGCGGGAATTAGACTTGGTATTTGTTATGCATCAACCGAGATTATTTCGGTTTTAAACAGAATAAAACCGCCTTATAATGTAAATGAGCTAACACAGCAAAAGGCTGTAGAACAATTAAGTATAAAGGATTTAGCAACAAACCAGATCAACGATATTTTAAAAGAACGCGCAAATCTAATTTCTGGATTGGAATCTGTAAGTTACATTTCAAAAATTTATCCGTCTGATGCTAATTTTGTTTTAGTAAAAGTTGATGATGCCACAAAGCGCTACAATCAACTTATAGAAAAAGGTATAGTTATAAGAAATAGAACCACACAGCCGGGGTGCGAAAATTGCTTGAGATTAACTGTTGGTACTAGAGAGGAAAATGAGATATTGATAAAAGCCCTTTTATTGATATCTGAATCCTGA